The window CTGAGCAAGAGAAGAAAACCGATTAtatcctcaaagctgagacaCTTTTGTCTTTATGTTATTGTGGATAAAAGTCTTTGTTGGTTTTGCAcactttcatttgtattttgtgttgtggttgcagagttttgtgttgttcacttcaaatgtgtttaaaaggaaaaaagcttaaaatgtatagAGTTCAAAACTGAATACTTAAcagttcttttatcatttattttttacattttatctggaagggataaataacagcatataaacaatttacactttatatgaataaaacatgtttacattatggattttgtgcataatgtTACATAGTAGTTtataagaaattaaataaagcaaacaacaacctaaaaagtcatttggtagcagaaagagtcgcagagaggcgacgggctggggtgggcttactcgtgagcccccagctcagccgccagGTGTTGGAGTTCGTACCGGtggactccagcagggctgccctttatcaccggttctgttcatagtctttatggacagaatttctaggcgcagccaggggccggaggggatctggtttggggaccacaggatttcatctctgctctttgcagatgatgttgttttgttggctccatcgaaccgggacctccaggatgcattggagcggtttgcagccgagtgtgaagcggctgggatgagggtcagcaccgctaagtctgaggccatggttctcgaccggagaaaggtagtttgtcctctctcggtgggtggagtgctcctgcctcaggtggaggagtttaaatatcttggggtcttgttcacgagtgatggaagatcggagcgtgagatcgacaggcggattggagctgcgtccgctattatgcggtcgctgtaccggtccgttgtggtgaaaagagagctgagccagaaagcaaagctctcaatttaccggtcgatcttcgttccagtactcacctatggtcatgagctttgggtcgtgaccgaaagaacgagatcccgactacaagcggctgaaatgagttttctccgcagggtggctgggcgctcccttagagatagggtgaggagctcagtcacccggagagagctcggagtagagccgcttctcctccgcatcgagaggagccagttgaggtggttcgggcatctggtccggatgcctcctggacgcctccctggtgaggtgttccgggcatgtcccactgggcggaggccccggggaagacccaggacacgctggagagactatgtttctcggcttgcctgggaacgcctcggggtccccccagaggagctggaggaagtggccggggagagggaagtctgggcatctttgcttagactgctgcccccgcgacccggtcccggatgaagcggaagaagatggatggaagagTCGCTGTTTTCGTAGAGCTAATGCAAAAGAATGGATTCTCTGAGAAGAGACAGAATTCCAATCACTATTGTGGAGGGGAACAAGGAAAGACCGtcgtttttactttgaaagatttggaaggattcttgggggaaaaaagcataaaaactgattatttaaaagtttttttttttaatcattcttcagtgataataaatgtagactaTTTTGAAGAGATATACGTTTGACTGGAGCAAATTGACTAGTGATAACAACGATatctgcagcagaaagttgtgtgTGGGCGGGGGGGTTGTGGTGGGGGAGTGAATTgagattgagaaacactgggttaaagtgacagcacctCTGCACTGCAATGACGCTTCctgcttattaaaaaaaagtacactagattgtggagggactgtttATCAATACAGACTCAAATTTgttacctttttggatgctagtgtgccacaggatttttttcatggaaaaagtgtaccttggctcaaaaaggttgaaaaacactgctctagACCAGTACATCCTTGACCGAGGTAAACCAAAAATGCTTGTGTTCTCCAGTATCAATAAACTGCTCCAGTGAAGACCCATCTAGTTTGAGGACATGGTCTGGATTTTCTGTGTgctttgtttagaaatattgtCCAAAAGGTATTCATCAAAAAACTGTCTGAAGTCTTTGATGGGAAACCTTGCTGAGTCCACTTCAGGAAAAGCAATTCAAGTCATGAGTTATAGCTGTTAAAATGAGAGTTGagtttaaagtcataaaattaataACTTATGTCTATGTCCTGCAACTCAAATCTACACCCGTAGACTTAGAGATTCCCATGATCCCGAAAGGGATTTAGAGGATTTAGGAAATGGATGGTAGGACTGATGGACTTCTAAAGTTTCAAACTGTAGGGCTTCTGACTGAggtgattaaaaatgtatttgataacaacacaaaaaacattaacaggTCTCAGACTTTCTCGTatttgtgtccctgcagtcctcccccagcattgGTTGATAGAAGATGAagatctctgcaaccagcagaggaacttcagagtggaACAGAATGATCCAGAACCTACACAGACAAAAGAGGAACTGGGGGAACCAGAACTTCAACAGAgagaagaggagcaggaagaacaAGAACCTCAACAGactgaggagcaggaggaaccacAAACCATACAGATTAAAGAAAGTTATACCTTGATGGAGATTTCTACCTTTGAGGGACATGTTTTTACAGAATCAGATGaaaacaatcagcagagctttacTGTAACTGATGATctggatgaagaaggaaaccaacatgaagaatcaacatcaactccagatgaagagacagagcagcagaacagagatcaggggaagagaagagacagaagtcatgtccaaagtgtggccagctctcacatgtcagaaggtcagtgtgactctgatgttagaaaaaagttcaagaaaGCAACTTCGGTTAAGAAAACCAAGCAATCCCCTAAAGAAAAGAGACTTTCCCATATCAAGTCTGGTAAAGGAATAAGAACTGCTCATAATATGTCTGCCCACATGAAAACTAAGTCTGATGAAGGACCTTATGTCTGTGAAGAATGTGGTAAAATGTTTGGCTCCTGGTTCAAATTAAGAACTCACATTACAACTCACACGAGAGAAGtcttttacgtgtaaagaatgtgataaacattttagccttttatcttatctcaaaacacacatgagaactcacaggGGAGAGAAACCTCTTTGtggtaaagaatgtgataggAGTACTAATCAAAGAACTTCCCTTAAAGCACACGTGAGAACTCGTATAGAAGAGAAGCTTTTaatgtgtaaagaatgtgacagaagttttagtcgaGTTTCTaatctcaaatcacacatgatAACTCATactggagagaagccttttacatgtaaagaatgtgacagaagttttagtcgaaTTTATACTCTCAAacaacacatgagaactcatacaggagagaagccttttacgtgtaaagaatgtgacagaagttttagtcgaaTATCtactctcaaaacacacattagaaCTCATACCGGAGAGAAGCCTTTCACATGcaaaaaatgtgacagaagttttagtcaaatatctagTCTCAgaaaacacatgagaactcatacaggagagaagccttttacgtgtaaagaatgtgacagaagttttagtctgATATCtagtctcaaaacacacatgagaactcatacaggagagaagcctttcacatgcaaagaatgtgacagaagttttagtcaaatatctagtctcaaaacacacatgagaactcatacaggagagaagccttttacgtgtaaagaatgtgatatgGGTTTTTGTCAATTATCTCATCTTAAATCACACAttagaactcacacaggagagaagcccttttcttgtaaagaGTGTCCAAAACATTTTAGTCATATGCATAGTCTCAaaatacacatgagaactcatacacgagagaagcctttttcttgtaaagaatgtgacaggtGTTATAGTCAAACAAACAGTCTCCaagcacacatgagaactcacacaggagagagaCCTTTTCCTTGTAcagaatgtgatagaagtttcAGGCAGATGGCTAATCTCAAAATACACataagaactcatacaggagagaagccttttacatgtaaagcatgtaacagaagttttagtaaaaaaactactctcaaaagacacatgagaactcattcAATGGAGTTAAAATttgctacttaaaaaaaaacaaaggaaaatttACAGCAGGCATCAGGAAGTGAAGAAAGTAAGTTtatatagaaaaattaaaattttgttgaaaattattCTATTCCTTTTCTAAGAGAATGAGTGCACTAAAGATTTTAGACATGTAACCCATTTTTTGGTGATGTTATTTAAGAGGGTATGAAACCCCCAGGTTTTCCTTCTCAgaaaattagaatttaaaatgtgaataaatgttcaaaactcCAGAGGGCCCACGCAAATCTGCTAAATAACTCCCAACAGTTGCAGAGCCTTAAaagagcttttaagtgcataaTAATATTtcctcacacaaaaaaaaaaactagcaaagcGGTATTTTGTTCCATTCATCTCTGAGCAATGCTCTCCAACCTTGCTCTGTGAGTACCAGCCCAAACCCTGAGAACGACTGGGTCTTCATATTCATACGTATGAATGAATgtgggggaacagccccttcctgGAAGTGTGTGCTCCCAGCACCCCCTCAGGCTAAACACCTTTAAAACTTCTGGAATTCAGAAGAAGGAAAGGAGCTTGCAGAAATACAGCTTCCCCCCCTTATTCCCTGGGGTTAGGGACAGAGACGTCTGCGATTGAGAGGGAGGGGGAGTTGCCGTTTTCTTCATATCCATTCCCCTCTGGGGAAATTCCTACTGcatctttgggaaaaaaagttacataGAAGCGTCTTGAGtcgtctgagtttttgtgatgaactggAGAAGTCGCATGATGGAAACATTTCATGAATACGTGAATTGGTGAGTACTGAAAAGTGAATAAGCAGGGGAACCCTGTAACTCATTTgaatttttagatttagatttatttcaaccatgtaaagaaaaaaaaaacaaaagcataaaacacagtaaaaaaaaaacaatctccatttgtaaagaaaaagtcacaaactaactgcaaattaaaaaatgttcatgaaatacacttaaatagatttttttttaataacgacagtaagatttaatttttaaagaaatggtaatgttgatttttgaattttgtacTTTTACGATATTGTTAAGGTAACCATTGTGGTTGTAGTTCATGCTGAGACAATGATGTCTAatggtgctttcacaccgaacacAGCAGGCGCGTCAAATTCGTGTCTGCTTCCTCTCTACTGACACATGTCAAATCAAGGCTCAATGCATTGATGCTCATGCCGCGAAGAAACCGCCGAAGTTGTTCTGGAGTTCATTCGTTTTCACTTCTTGGATTTTgctgagcgagtagcttgggtctAGAGGTTTTGGAGAACTCTACAGAGTCATTGACAAGCACATTGCCGTTTGTTTTCACCACATCTGTCAAAGTGCATAGAGGATAAAGACCAAAATCCTCGCATtgagccgccatcttgaatttttattcttacCATTTGATctggtcactgaaaatgtcacgtgcccaaaactgggtccctgattggttgacgggCCGCGGAAATCGCGCAGCGTCAGGTCGGGTCTTTACATTGACCTAACATTGAGACCTTACGTCTCCACTGCGCCTGCCATGTTCGATGTGAATGCATCATTAGtcaattagaaatatttttaaacgtCTCTaagtcattttacatttttatatgattTGTGAACATTTCTATATTGTCTAAATATAAAATGacagtttatattttgttgagtCGTGTTAGTAAACAACAGTTTTGTGAAGGaaagattttgtaaaaatgtattaaggaAGAGGTggactggtgtttgtgttgttgtgattcctgttttgtatcagagattagaagtgtttctctgttctttttagttctcagtgttctgtctcaatctttcctgtgaagaataaagtggacgtgaacatcagtcagaagtgtggagtctttcccacagtgtggctttctgctgtttgttggttctctgcaggttccaaagctggactcctcaagtccagttctgactgctgaactcaggactgagctcagatcacagagctccatcaggaggtgtgaagaagactgaagtcaacaaactgcttctctgtgcttttctcaTCAGTCTGAGTGCAGCAGTGAGTTTCAGCACAGTTCATTGAgtgtaaaaatactggacttcttgAGCCATGaagtcccccattggaaatgcattacctcctctccttgtgaaagtaggccaccgctttcacaGTCACTTCCTCAAACGGCTATCGCCATTTTGCAAatgtctgcaacccatcttcag is drawn from Oryzias melastigma strain HK-1 unplaced genomic scaffold, ASM292280v2 sc00387, whole genome shotgun sequence and contains these coding sequences:
- the LOC112141884 gene encoding gastrula zinc finger protein XlCGF8.2DB-like; the encoded protein is MRTHRGEKPLCGKECDRSTNQRTSLKAHVRTRIEEKLLMCKECDRSFSRVSNLKSHMITHTGEKPFTCKECDRSFSRIYTLKQHMRTHTGEKPFTCKECDRSFSRISTLKTHIRTHTGEKPFTCKKCDRSFSQISSLRKHMRTHTGEKPFTCKECDRSFSLISSLKTHMRTHTGEKPFTCKECDRSFSQISSLKTHMRTHTGEKPFTCKECDMGFCQLSHLKSHIRTHTGEKPFSCKECPKHFSHMHSLKIHMRTHTREKPFSCKECDRCYSQTNSLQAHMRTHTGERPFPCTECDRSFRQMANLKIHIRTHTGEKPFTCKACNRSFSKKTTLKRHMRTHSMELKFAT